The genomic region tattactgattaatgtttacatgttccaaaatccaaaaaccaaagtaaatgttacttgtaatactacggattttattaagctgtatactcgaccgagtagagccaactcggtcgagtagtgtctattgtggagtctgttttggttctgtcgaggaatactcagccgagtatggaggatactcgaccgagtagaggatactcggccgagtatagctttactcgaccgagtatccggcctggcgagtgttattttatccgtttgattagggaatgtttagggttattttatatgcAACGTCAGTTTGTGAAACATCATTTTCAACCCTAATCATCTTACGatcactctaatcactccctaatcatcccctaATCTCATTGTGTGTACAATCGTCGTGGTCCTTGCGTATAATCTCTTATTCctccgtcggtaagtctttatccccatgtttgttgatgataattctagggtttgtctttgattatgaatttgggggaaatggggtttttcatatagtgtttgcgttatgtgattgttgattatcattgatgtaggtgacgatgtggtaattgttatgcatattgcatgattgattgcagcatagtggattgcgaaaaggtagggtttccttactcggtttatgttaattgatttaagactgtgcttgtgttgtaattgctgttatccgctgatcatcggagtatggctgttgtgttgtgacggttgtggagttgggacagctgtgatgctgtgtgtgtcgTGATtgtagtggagtcacttgcgggagtggcttcacaccttagttcgccctccgtggaacccgtcacgggaggggatgtgcacattaagggacagggattgttagtcgctcgttgatgagctggacttggtgggatgggctgcggtcacccactggcggcgtggattacctgttgcgatgggtaatctggcagggctacacacttcggtgtgtagtcggttactatgtgagatcgggagaccggagagtGTGGATGATCAGTCGGATGcatcgtttgtttgtcttacattgattgaaccgtactgaccccgttgttgttgttttataaaacctgcggtgatccattcggggatggtgagcagattgtgacaggtaaagcagatgtttagctatgggacagttatgggggtcatcactcgagtctagcttccgccgtcaagagacttggCTTGCATTATTTGTAATTAATAGATATTTCATCGTTAtgctttggtttggttttggagaTATGTAATCGCTaattctttatactttaataaaggttgtttggaattggtaactttgatatactaacctcgggaaaccgagatggtaatagcttttcatgttagggtagtccttggtaaggaaccttggtatgagggggtgttacattactAATGTTCAACGACTAAAAACTGAATGATAAATctcttgacagcggaagctagactctaGTGATGTTTCCCCATAACGGCCCCATAGCTAGTAAACATCATCacatgtcacaatctgctcaccatccccgaatgaatcaccacagattttataaataTAATGAGTAAATATATTTCGATGATATTCTTGATTTATCTTTGAGCCAACGAGTCGAACAGGCCAGGTCGAGTTCCGACTCTAAACTAACGGCAGGGGTGTCTAAGGCCCCGGGCAACCACGGGCGTGGAAACCGGGCCTCCGGTTTTGGTCAACGGATATATAAGTGTTATTGATGAAATTCAATACAAATCTCGAAGTATAATATACTTGTGCATTCATATTTGGGGCCTCGTTTTCTTATTTCGCACTGGGCCTCCATTTGTTTTAAGACGCCCCTGCCTAACGGGTCAATTTGGTTTTGGTTAATCGGATCGCAGGTCAAGATTATGAGTCTTTGAACCTGAAAAATGGGTTAGGTTAGATTAATATTTTGACAGGTCTACCTTGAGTGGATTAGTCAAATTCTCCGTGAAAATATGACTTCCGAGAATTAATATCAAGAAATCACAACAACGGTGATGTATATTAGAACTTAACGACCATTCATAATTTAGTACTCGTACAAAATATTATTACATACTCGTAATTATATTCATTTACATCAAGTAATTATTACTTGGCCAGGTTGTCTTACTATGTTCTACACGTTTATGGCAACACACATTATAACGTCAAATTTGTTAACTAAAATAACGATTATTTAAAATAATAACTAACAATAAAGATGATGAAAATAACAAATATTTATCAATGACAATAATCAACAAACAAATAAACTGAAATCAAATGATTTAGCGAAAATGATGAGCAAGTTCACAATAAGTTAAGGTATTTGAGATTTTTAAGCTTACAAATTTGAAAAAAGTTAAAATGTAACCACAATGTTATAAGCAGTGTTACAGTTTATAGTAACTGGTTTTTCAATAATGGTCACCTTTaactgtaaaatggttacaaaatctGTCTTATTATTTCAGATAAAAAAAGCCCGTCTGAAACAAGACGCAATGATATGAGATATAGATGATTCTCTTAACCAAACATAAACACTTTATTCAAtaacacatatatatatgtataatcCTAAAAGTTCCATGTTCCGAAATTAGGACCCAAGTCCAAGTTATTGCTTGATTCATGAAATTGGACAAAGTTATTGTACATAACCCTCTCTCCGCCAACTATAACCAGGTTATTATTTGGAATAATGAGATTTGCATCTGTCATTTTTTGGTGAATAGCAGAAGAAATCTTATGTTCCAACTCTTGAGCCATGTCACGAAGTTGCAACATTTGTTGGTACGTCAACTGGTCTCGAGGTATCATGGCCATAGTATTGCCTTGTTTGGCGCGCTCTTTGAGGTCTTTAGCAATATTTTTTTCAACCTCGATCTCTCTTTCGACCTCTTTGAGTTGCGCATTCAGTGCATCAATCTTAGCCTTGTGATAGGTACTACCAATATTGGACTCGTTCACATAGAGGCCATGGCTCATATTCTGCACATTACCAAAGTTTATAAATTAAATATTGGGATAATTTGTTAACACAATAAGGTAAACTAAAAAAAACAGTAAATGAATTATACATCTGATTGATGTATTACCTGCTTAGTTTTttagcattataataaagttttcgtgttttgttttaaagtttctgagttttactataaagtttccGAGTTAATTCAGTTAGACATTaaactcaaaaaattacaatataaccCAAAAACATTTATAAATTCAGTTAAATATGAGTTTTGAAGACacaaaattaaaatataacttataaactttaaaaagctcagaaaaaatacacataagctcaaAAACTAATGAGGTCTGaagtagtacatcagatgtatgTTTCTATTTCTCGCTATATTACCTGTGATCGCTTCCTATCATGACCTAAAAAGCGATCAAATATGGAGTGAACGGAAGGGTGACCAAAAGAATAAGCTTTGTTACCAGGGGAAAACATAAGGATGGCTATTTGAATGCCACAAAGACAAATGAGTTCATTAGCCTTCTTAAAGAGACCACTTCGGCGCTTTGTAAAAGTCACGCCTAAGTGAGTTTTGTCCTCAATTTTTTTCATGGTAATTTTTTGCCTGCCTCTAGTAGTTGGCTTCACCATGATTATGACTATTAGAAATAAACAAAGTAATTCTAGGATTTTTATGTGTATGAGAAAAATGCATGCTAGGTTGTGGTATTTATATAAGGTCATACACACTTGCCTCTTTTCCTGGAAAGTTcctatattaattaataaattgggtTTTTAGGGTATTACCATGATGTTTTACGGTATTATCGAGTTTCAGTATCATTCTCTCACATATTCTTTAGtctattattttaattaattctATATGTAGTATTATCGTGATCGAAGGTACCTGGTGATGCTAtctcattttttttatatatatttggcATGGGCTATGTTATCCGCGTATACCATTACTTTtacaaatttcattttttttaagcgacaaatataatataatgtcaAAAAAGGATTAAGATATACGCAAATAAAGAAATCGGAAACATCCGCGATAGATGATGTAAGTCTTTCTCATTTTTTGAGCGTCCACTTTGGCTTTTTCTAAAACAAAATTAAATTTATGTAAACTGTTAATACTAAATAACATTTCTTTTCGTCCTTGATTTCAAAATATGTGACgataatttgtaaaaaaaaagtgtatataaCTCTATCAATGGAACGACGGAAGTATTACTAGGCACTTAAGCATTCTTGTTGCATAATCTTAGTTTTATAATTTTTACTTGTGTATAGTTCAAATAAATATTAGAGTTAATTGAGTCATTGTACAAGTTTCAATATTATAGTTCTAAAGATTTTTTTTGTGTCGGCCAAGAGTATCCATTACCGACAGTTAGGACAATCTCCTTCGGGTACGAAATGCTAGTTAATGGGTAGAGCCCTTTCAAGTTTGATTTTTTCAGGAATCGAACTGCTGACCACTGGTTTTAGAGATAAGAATTCTTAATAATCAAATCGATCAACTTTGGTATAATTCCAAGGATTGATGTGCCATGACAACAAATCCAACAAATACTTATTTTATCCCATATATAATCTAATTTCCTTTATTGTGCGAAATATATTACCATACCTATTTCAAAGCTTTGTAGAAACATATTTTTCTTTTTAGGTAGATTATTTTTCGGATTTGAtgttttttgtaattttaaaataaaatcagACATTGACGAAATTACTACTCATGATGATTCATGAATATAGATAAAAAGTTgtgacctttttttttttacgttttccGTTTCTCATTTTGatgataatattagtattttttAGTTGTAAATTGTTAAAAAAACATTGTTTCTAACTTTCTATATAATGTATGTAAATTTTCTAATAAGTGCAAACTATTACATCATTCAAATTATCGTCTCAGACAAACATATATGATATTTAGTGGAACCAACATGTTAAAGCTCATTAATCTAGAATAACACAAAAAATTTGAACAAAATCATCTTTTTTCCTGTTTAACCTTCAAATTTAAGCAATGAATTATTAAATTTTAGTACTAGATTTAAAAACAACTTGTTGTGTTGAAAATTTCAATGTTTCTTCAACATCTCActaaacattaaagcaaatttatcACAATCTCTTACCCAAGTCATTTGAATATACCATCACAAAATTCATTGTATTTTActttaaaaaaaatatcataCACAATTATTTTAACGATTCTTCATTTTACTACCAATTTGTAGCAATTAGTTTTAAAATTGTTTGCAATGtgacaaataacaaaaaaaacataGGACATAATTGTTTTAAAACATAACTAGTCACAAGCAAGAAATATGATAACGTAATATGACTAATATCTATTTGAACTTGCGAGGAACTAATGATTCCTCAGGTAACCATCATAAATATGACAATGTTATATGACTAACATCTATTTGAAATTACGAGAACTTAATGCTTTTTTAAACTATATAATAAAGGCATATGTTAGAAACATCGAACAATTATTAGAAAATATTAATTCAAATTTAAgtaattttaagacaaatttatgtaactttagtcctttagaATGTAACTTTATTCATTGGagatgtaactttagtctttaatTTGGAGGTGTAACTTTATACTAATTACTTTAATTAatcttatctctctctctctctcttcaccaacaatcaccaccaccaccaacaataaCAACCATCACCAACAAACCAATCACCACCACTAGCCGCCCTTTTCCTTCTCTGTCGACCCCCACCCATCTCATCGCCCTTCTTCTCTCTCCCTCGTCTCAATACCGTATTACTGACCTGCCTCCAATGCTTTTTGTCTCTCCCTCATCTTAGGGCGGTGCGTGGCATGGGCAACAGGTGGTCGAGGGAGAAACAAGTGGACGGCGGCAACAAGTGCTCGACGGAGAAGGAGAGGGGGTCGTGAGTGGCGGTGCGAAATGCGGAGAGAGGAGAGAAGGTGTCGATGCTTAGAGAGGGAAGAGGAAAAAGAAGAGTGTAAATGAAGATAAATGTACGAGTAATATGCATAGAAGGAAAGAGAACGGTTGAAAAAATTGTATTAACCTTGAGTACTTTTGCATGTTATTTATAGTTACACTTTATTGTAACTTAGGGGGTATTTAATATTGATAATATATAACATGTTAAATGCGTAACGGACATCCATAAATAATATATATGATATAAGGCAAATGTTACAAACAGCCTCCGGGGCGTCGGTTAagataaaaaaagaaaaagaaaatcattaaaatattaataaagattaataaatgagatttattccTCCTGGATATACGGGAACCATAATTATTCATCCTCAACCTCCAGAGTTTGGTAAACGATTTCAAGGTTATCACCAAATTGAGTATATAGCCCACCCACCAATTCCTCCTTCAATCTCCACCAATATTTCAAGGTCATCCCTACGACAACCGCCCTCCCTAACTACCACCACAACCCTCTTTTAACCCCATTCCCGGAAAGGGGTTCACCATCCCCTCCTAGGTGTCTATTGGTTCGGTATCCGGCGGCGAAGCCGACAGAGTCATCTGAAAAAGTGATTAGGTTTGATTTTCCGGTACCACTCTGAATCGAACCTAATCCCTTTTACGAAAATTACCGAATATGGAAGTAGGGAACTCCATTTTACTGGTGGTTTGATAATTATTAATTGGTGATTTGTGGTCTATGCGGCGACTAAGGGTAACTTTCCGAGCTGTTTTGGGTGCTCAAGGACGAGTGATGGCGCAGAGGAAGGAGATATTGGTGGTCGTCGGAAAGCAGCGATAAAGGcaatgagattttggtggtgataggtgatgattgggacggagggtggtggtggttgggGTGTTTAGAGTTGTTTGGCAGTAGCATTTGTCGTGGGTTGATTCATTCATATCAGGCCTCATTATGAGGGAAGGGAATCAATATTATTACAGTTCATTTTTGTTGTTTTGATGTAGTAATACCCACTATCAATAACCCCCGGGGCGTTGATTATCAGGATCCATGATATAATGATATAATAGTATACAATAATTATTTGAACATTTCTTCATTTTACTATCTAATTGTGGCAATTAGTTACAAAACTGTTTCCAATCTgataaaaaaaacaataacaaatgATTATATTAAAACATAACTAGTAACAAACAtgaaaaaaatcattgacaatcCAATAAAGATGTGAATCCCGGCCAGAATGTTCATAAACAAAGATTCAATAGGCAAATCATGAGTCCTTAATTAACCACTAgaaaatatgacaaattaatataACTAATATCTATTTGAAATTGTAAGGAATCTTAATTTTTTAAACTATATAATAAAGGTACACGTTAGAAAGATTAAACAATTATTAGAAAATAATTAGAGAACTTTACTTCAACACCGTGAAGTAGTTATAAATTTACATCTTTTATCTTTCGACCAAATAAATAAAAACCTACATTAGGTATTATTTTATAAACGATCATCAAGGAGTCGAGTGAAggagtaaaaaaaaatcaaaacaaaacatatTA from Silene latifolia isolate original U9 population chromosome 3, ASM4854445v1, whole genome shotgun sequence harbors:
- the LOC141649789 gene encoding agamous-like MADS-box protein AGL29, giving the protein MVKPTTRGRQKITMKKIEDKTHLGVTFTKRRSGLFKKANELICLCGIQIAILMFSPGNKAYSFGHPSVHSIFDRFLGHDRKRSQNMSHGLYVNESNIGSTYHKAKIDALNAQLKEVEREIEVEKNIAKDLKERAKQGNTMAMIPRDQLTYQQMLQLRDMAQELEHKISSAIHQKMTDANLIIPNNNLVIVGGERVMYNNFVQFHESSNNLDLGPNFGTWNF